One Synechocystis sp. LKSZ1 genomic window, AAGGCCTGACCCTGTTTACTAGCCCGCTGGGTATTTTCCCAAAGAAGATGGAGAGTTTGAAGAACCTCCAGTTGTCGCTGCATTCTCTGCTGGGTGACGGTGAGTTCCCCCGCGTGATTGACCAGTTGATCTAACTTGGCCCCATCCACACGAATGGTATCCAGGCGTTCGGCCTCGGGGCCAATCGTCGGCGCTGAAGTAAGGGCCACAGGTTCCGTCAAGGCTTCCAGTTCAAGCAGGGGGGATGGCAGACTTGACGTAGCGGGTTCTGCCACCAGGGCCAGAAGCGCTTCGATGTCATCCTCTGGGGCATTCTGGGATAAGCTTTCTAGGGGCCAAGCCGAACTGAGATCCGCCATCGTGGGGTTAGAGACCAGGGGCTCACTACTTTCTTCCAAGAGGGTCATTAACTGGGCCGCTGTATGAAAAACACTGACTTGACTCGGTTCCCCCGTTACTGCTTCCTGGGCAATTTTTTTGATGGCATCAACCCCCTGCAATAGGCCATCACAGACCTGGGGCGAAAATTGGCCCTGGCCCTGGTGAATCGCACTTAAAACCTCTTCCAGGTGGTGGGTCAAGGATTCTGCCTCACTCACCCCCAACATACGGGAATCTCCCTTGAGAGAATGGGCCTCCCGTAACAATTCCTCTAGTTTCGAGCGATCCTGGGGATGGCTTTCCAGCCAGAGCAGACCGGCTTCTAGGTTACTGAGATGTTCCGTGCTGGCGACCTGGTATAAATGACGCAGTTCTTCATCTTCAATGAACATAAGCTAGACCATTTCCTTCAGTGACTGGGCCGATTCCGAGAGTTCCTGGGTGGCGGCTCTCACTTGCGTCACGCTACTCGCTGCCTCCCGAGCGCCTAGGTTGATGGCATTCATGGCGGATACGGCCTGCTGTACCCCAACGGCCTGTTGCTTGGAACTGAGGGCAATTTGCTGGGTATTCATGGAAATATTTTGGATAGCATCGGCAATGCGTTGGAAAGCACGTACTGTTGAATTAGCCAAACGGATGCTTTCAATGGCCTTCTTGCTACCTTCATCGGTGACCATCACCGTGCTATTGATCGAGGCCTGAATTTCCCGAATCAGAAAGCTGATTTTTTCTGCCGATTGTTTACTCTGGTCGGCCAACTTACGGACTTCCTGGGCTACCACCGAGAACCCTTTACCCTGCTCTCCCGCCCGTGCCGCCTCTACTGCCGCATTCAGGGCCAAAATGTTGGTTTGGTTGGCGATATCGGCCACCAATTCCGAAACTGTTGTGATTTGAGAGGTCTGTTCGCTTAAATGGATGATTTTTTCGGCAATGGAAGAGACATTTTTCTTGAGAACCCCAATCCCTTGTACCGTGGTTTGAATCGATTCTTTGGCAGAGTTAGAAAGCTCTAGGGCCTGCTGGGCACTGGCAGCCGCCGTGTTGGCTTGTTCTGCTGATTGACGGGAAGAGGCGCCCAATTCTTCCATGGTGGTGGTGGTTTGGTTCACCGAGGCGGCCTGTTGAGAGATCACCTTATCCTGTTCTGAAATCGAAGCCGCAATTTCCGTCGAAGATGCCGCCAGTTCACTCGAGGTTTGCTTCAATGTGTTGGTTAGATTCCGCAGAACTAAAAACGCCCCCACAACCACCGCAAAGGACAACAGTAGAGAAAGGGTCTCTAACGACTTGGCCAACTGCTCATCGTTTTTGGCCTGGGCCTCGGCCGTTCCCACCATTCTGTCCGTTGTCCCAAAAAAGGTTTCACTGAGTTGAAAAAGCTCTGCTTCATTGGGGGCCGGCTGGGCTAGGAGTCCTTCAATCTTTTTCCATTCGTTTTGGACATCGAGGAGGGCCGCTCGAAAGACTGGATCGGTAGCAGGAGGTAACTTGAGGGCCTCATCACCGTTAAGCAGGCCATTAATTCGCTGACTGGTTTTTTGCTTCAGGCCGTTGATGACCTCTGGCTTACCATTGTTTAATTTCAGCTTTACTAACCGCTGGGTTCCCCCTCGAACCAAACCGGCTTGGTTGACAATGGTAGAATCCCTCGCAATATTGCCAGTTAAAATCATGAGCATGGCATCTAAGGTCGCCAACACCAGAATGCTCGCAATAATAATGGAACCCTGGGTTTGAATTTTCATAAAAATTAAGCCTCATTTGATTAGTTAATTAAGTGTCAAGAAAGCCTGAATCGCTAACCCTAATTGAGGGCACTCAAGCTGATTATCATGCGAGCGGGATCTAGGACACTGACTAGTTTTTCTTGCTGGAGAATTGTCCCCATGAGATGGCGCTCTTTATGGGTTAGGGCCTGAGCTTGAAGGGCTTCGACCTCTATTTCTATCACATCCTGAACCTGATCCATCACAATTCCAATGCTGGTTTCTTCAACTTCTAGTACCACTGCTTTACGGGGTTTGGCTTTAGAAGCGAAGGAAAGATGGAGAAGGGAATGAATATCAACAATGGTTAGGATTTCGCCCCGTAAATTAATGTTGCCGACGATATAGGCTGGGGCACAAGGAACAGGAAAATACTGCTCAATATCGATAAATTCTCGAATTTTTTCGAGGGGAAAAGCAATCAACGCCTCGGACAGTTGAATCACTGCAAACGCAGCTTTTTCTTGTTTGTTTTCTCCTTGGGAAAGCTGGGCTAAATTGATACTCCGTTGATGCAGGTTTTGACGCTCTGAAACCGTCAGATGAGGGGCATACTGTTCATAAAAATTGCCTAAAATACTGGCGTCTCCAGTTTCGGTTTCTACCTGGCCCAATTGGGCTACGGCCGCTGGGGCACGGATCAGCGTTTCGGGATTGAGGAGAGGGACTAAAGTGTCTTCGGTACGAATTAGGCCCTGTAGAAAAGCGGTACTCACCGGATTATCATGACCATAATCCGGTTCTGCCTCTAGTTGCTTTGGTGATACTTCAAGAACCCCATCAACCCCATGGACGATCAAGCCAACGAGCAATTTCTGCCATTCGAAAATAATGACACTGTCCTTCGGCGAACAGACGGGCTGGGCTAGGCCTAGGCGCTTAGCTAAATGCATCATCGGTACTGTTTTGCCGCGTAAGTTCAAAACGCCGACGATATCCGTAGGGGGCTCCGGTAGGGGGATAAGTTCTGGTAATAAAAAGATTTCCTTGACCAATTCTAGGGCCAGCGCGTAGGGACGGTCTTGGAGGTAAAAACGGAGGTAGCGATAATTATCCATGCGGGGCTAAACAAACTCCTTAACCGTGCTGAGCAATTGGTCTTTATTAATCGGCTTGGTGAGATAACGATTGGTGCCGGCCATGTGGCCCTTGGCTCGGTCAATTAGGCCATCCTTGGCCGTGAGCATAATCACTGGCGTATCCTTAAATTTGTGGAGTTTGCGAATCGTCCGACAAAATTCCAAACCGTCAATTTCCGGCATGGTCACATCTAGCAAAATCAAGGAGACCTCCCGACGATTCAGCACTCCCAGGGCATCCATGGCACTACTCGCCGAAATCACTTCGTAGTCTTCGCACAAACTGCGGCGAATCATTGCCTGGACAATCGGGCTATCATCCACACTCAAAACCACTGGCAGGGCCTGGGACTGCACAGCCATCTCGCCCTGCAGGAAGTCTAGTAGGCGTTCATTTGTCCACCGATAGTAGAGAGGCGCCAAGGTCAAGGGATCTTGATGTAGAGCTTCTGCAATATCCATAAAAGAACGCCGTCCATCGACCCACTGCTGGAGGTGTTGCCGCGTTGGATGGTGGTGGATGGTGCCTAAAACCCCTGATCTGAGACGAGGGATGGCATCTAGGGAGGGAATCGCCGATAGGTATTGGCGCCAAACCTGTTGTCGCTGGGCTATTTTCTGTAGGATGCTACTACAATCAATGCCATGACGATCCGAGCCATAGCCCATATCAAAGAATGTTTCCTCCTCCACGGCCACGGCACAGGAATAGGGCATTATTTGCTCTAGCAAAATAATCATGCGTTCCGTGGCGACTCGTTCGATATCCTCCCAGCTAAAGGCCCTTGTCCCAATAATGGTATCTAGCAGTTCCCATACCGAGGTCGCATTGGTACGTCGGGAAGCATATTCCATCAAGGAATCGGCGTAACCCACCTTAAGCCACTGGGCAATCAGGTGAACGAATTCACTCGGACTCGGGATTGTTCTTTCAACCAGCGTCAGACATCCATCCTGGAAAGCCAGAAAACAAGTCAGTTCCCGATGGCTATTTGGCAGGGCCGTGGCAGAGACTTTAACTAAGCCAGAAAATTTAGATTTCTGCAACCGGGAAAGGTGATGAACCAAGTTCTGGGAGGATTGGGAGATCTCTGAGGATGAAAGTTGCATAGCGTTACTCCTGGAGAAACAAGGATTGATTTAAGGGCCTGCTTGGGAAAAAAGGCATCTAGACCAGGCCCATTGCATTTCAGTACATATTTTCTAACTATTCTGCCTGCTGATTTCCCTGGTATTGCTGATGCTGGCAAGTATCTCAAAGTGTGCTCATTGGTCATCCCTAGTCGGCGGTTCATCGGTAGGCAAGGAACATTAATGGTTCTACGCAGAATTTACCAGTTGAAGTTCATAAATTTAATTGAATTCCACAAAAACTTAATGAATCTAAACAAAAATCAATGAACCTAAGTTAACTAAAGATGGGTCAAAAATCCCCCCGGCAAGGACGGAATTGAGCTGGGAATGCTGGAAATCAAGGCTTCAGTCTCGTTTGGTAGGGTCAAACGGCTCATGCTTTTTGACGAAATGGTCAATGTCGCAATTAGTAAAGAAAAGCAAAGATAATTTTAGGCATCGACAACAAATAGACTTATTTTTCATCAAATACAGACTATTTTTTTGGATTTTAATCATCAACTTCTCTAAGAAAATGGGAAGAAATTCCCCTGAGAAATTTTTAGTTTATTTGTCACCTCAATTGTGGTGGAACTGAATACGGGAATAACCTAACACGGTCAAAATGAGTGGAAAGTATAAAGAAATACCATTAAACTCTTGCCACTATCTCGAAAATGCAACTTGCCTGTGCTGACGATGAAAAAACAGCATACTGCTCGGGTTTGGGACTAAACCATGCAAGATTTATTGTGACTAAATTCAACGGCTTACTAACCAGGCCCTAGTCGCGCTCAACCATTGCCGACCATCTCACTAGACCACCAAGATGATGCTTGCACTCGACGATCATTCACCCAAGGAAACAACGAGATTCAGTACCGCATCTATACTATAGGAACCAGTCACTGGAAAGTCTAAGCCCATTTCTTTAACAAAAGGTCTCTTTCCCGTTTTGACACATCCCACACCTTTTCGACCAAATTTTCAATATCCAGTTCTGCACGCCTTCAGACGGCTCCGCCATCTCTACCCTAACCCTAGCCAATGAGAGTTTGGGTCGCAATTGATTGGGCCCTTTTGAGAATACCAGTACTTCTCCGTATATCACTGAAACGGCCCTGGCGGGGTTTGTAACCAATGGAGGTTTCTGAACCATTCAATGTATATAGTGTTGGCCTTGACCATTAGCCTATCCACCATCTTCGGTTGTTCTGCTGCGGTTGAACCCAAGACCGCCGGGCCAACTCAAAAGGCCCAGCAGCGAAAATTCTGACAGCTTTTACTCAGTAAACCCGATACAATCAGAAACATTGTGCAAATTTTCTGACTTCACTTCATTGGGTAACTCTGTGCAACTCAAAAATCCACCCTTGACCAGCCAAAAGATTAATTCTGCTAACAAAGAACTTCCCTTCACCTTGCAAGACCTCAAAACCGCGATCCCCGCAGAATGTTTTGAACCGTCTACCGGCCGTTCTCTGGCCTATTTTTTTGCTGACCTCGGTATTGTTGCTGGCCTGTATGCCTTAGCCGCCTACCTCGATTCCTGGTACCTTTACCCGATTTTCTGGCTGGCCCAAGGCACCATGTTTTGGGCCTTGTTTGTGGTAGGCCATGACTGTGGCCATGGTTCCTTTTCCCGCTCCAAGTGGCTCAACAATTTGATTGGCCACCTGGCCCATACCCCCATCCTGGTTCCCTACCATGGTTGGCGCATTAGCCACCGTACCCACCATGCCAATACCGGCAATATCGACACCGATGAAAGTTGGTATCCGGTGACAGAAACGAAGTACGAAGAAATGACCTGGTATGAAAAGCTATTTCGTTTCTACCTACCTTTGCTAGCCTATCCCCTCTATCTTTTCAAGCGTTCTCCCAACCGGGAAGGCTCCCATTTTTTCCCCAATAGCCCCCTCTTTCGTCCTTCCGAAAAAGCAGATGTGCTCACCAGTTCTCTGTGCTGGTTAGCCATGGTGGCATTTTTGGGCGTTTTAACCGTCCAGTTTGGTTGGCTATTTTTACTCAAGTTTTACCTCGTTCCCTACGTTATCTTTGTGATTTGGTTAGACTTGGTGACGTTTTTACACCACACCGAAGCGGATATTCCTTGGTATCGCGGGGAAGATTGGTATTTCCTGAAAGGGGCCCTGTCCACTATTGACCGGGACTATGGTTTTATTAATCCGATCCATCACCACATTGGTACCCACGTGGCCCACCATATTTTTTCCAATATGCCCCACTACCACCTCAAAACCGCGACGGCAGCCATTAAACCGATCCTAGGGGATTACTATCGTTGCTCCGATGAATCGATCTGGAAAAGCTTCTGGCGCTCCTACTGGACTTGTCATTTTGTCCCTAACCTTGGCTCTCCGGTGTTCTATCAATCCCGCTCCCAGGCCAAGAAGGCTTAAAGGTGTGTTGGAAAAGCCCCCTGTCTTCCTCAGATTGGGGGAAAAACTCAGGTTCAGGCCCCTAGACGAGGAGATTGACACCCAATCTTTGAAACCTGACGACACCAATGACTCCACCTTTCCTCCCCTTGGCAAGGGGAGGTGCCACAGGCGGAGAAGTAAAAATCTGTAGCTTCAACGTGAAGGATTAGTATAAGCGGCATTCGTGGAGGGCCTATTGGGGGCAAGGAAGAGCAACACTGCCATGGGATCATGAATAACTAAAATCATTTTTTGTCGTAGGTAAACCGCTATGCGTATTTTGATCATGGGAGGAACCCGCTTTATTGGGGTTTATCTCACTAAAGTCTTAGTTGACCAGGGCCATGAGGTCGTCCTTTTCAATCGGGGAAAACGCCCCGCTCCTCTCCCAGGCCTGCAAGAGATTCAGGGCGACCGTCAGGATATAGATCAACTGAAAGCCAAATTGGCAGGGGAATCCTTTGATGCCATTTTTGATAATAATGGCCGGGAGTTGGCGGATACCCAACCCTTGGTGGAGCTATTCCAGGGCCGTGTCCAGCACTTTGTTTACGTCAGTTCGGCAGGAGTTTATCTCAAGTCTGACCAGATGCCCCACCGGGAAGGCGACCCCATCGATCCCAACAGTCGCCACCGGGGTAAATTTGAAACCGAGGCCTACCTCTCGGAGAGTGGTATTCCCTGGACTTCCGTGCGGCCCACCTATATCTATGGCCCTCAAAATTACAACGATCTAGAGGCTTGGTTTTTTGACCGTCTTGTCCACGACCGGCCCATTCCCATTCCTGGCCAGGGCCAACACTTTACCCAGTTTGGCCATGTACAAGACCTGGCTTTGGCCATGGCGGCTATTCTTGGCAATTCCCAGGCCATTGGCCAGATCTATAATATCTCTGGCGACCGCTACGTCACCTTTGATGGTCTAGCTCGGGCCTGTGCCCAGGCCGTTGGCAAAGATCCCCAGCAGCTCAAACTGGTTCACTACAACCCCAAACAGTTTGACTTTGGCAAACGGAAGGCCTTTCCCCTGCGAGTGCAACACTTTTTTGCAGACATTACTAAAGCCCAGCAGGAATTGGCCTGGCAACCCCAGTTTGACCTCGTGACGGGGCTACAGGATTCCTTTGAGAATGATTATTGTCCATCGGGCCGCCAAGACCAGCAACCCGACTTTAGTCTAGATGACGAAATCTTGGCACGGGTCGCAGGGGCCTAATTTTTCCCTTCTCGTGTCTCCATCCCTAAACTTTCCACATTGCCCAATTGGTAACGCACCTCATCAATGGCCCCGTTCAGTTGGGCAATTTTATCCTCTAGGCGACGACGGGCCAGTTCAATATCCGCTTCGGTTTCCAGGCTATTGAGATCGGTTTCTAGGGAAGATTCCAATTCTGGCTCATTTGCTTTCTTCAAGGCCCGGTTGGCCAACACGGTTCCCAGAACACCACCGACGACACCACCGACCAAACTTCCCCAAAAGAAGCCGCTAGCAAAATTATCTTTTTGACTCATGGTATTTTCCTCCAAACAGCAAAGTAATCACGAATGATTTGATAATCAACTTGTCTAAAAACTAGGTGCCGAAGGCCCGGTCTCCCGCATCTCCTAAACCGGGAACAATATAGCCCTTTTCATTTAATCCTTGATCAATCATAGCGGCGTAGATCGTCAAACTAGGATAGGCGTTACTCAATTGTTGCAGAGCCGGCGGTGCAGCAATCACCGAAATTACCCGCATCAGGGCCGGGTCGGCTCCCCGTTGGGTCAACTCCTGGAGGGCCACCATTAGGGTTCCCCCCGTAGCTAACATCGGGTCAAGAATCACTACTTGGGTTCCAGTGGTAAACCGTTCCGGTAGACGGTTGAAATAGCAAGAGGGATGGAGACTCACTTCATCCCGCACCATACCCAAATGGTACACCGAAGCCAAGGGCAGGAGGGTCTGGGCCCCATCGAGCAGGGACAGGCCGGCTCGGAGGATTGGCACAACGGCCAGGGGCGTTTCCGGGTTAATAAAGGTCGCAGGGGCCTCGGTTAGGGGCGTTTGCACCGTCGTTTCTAGGGTCAGAAACCAGTAGCGGGTGGCCTCGTAGGTCAGCCAGCGGCCCAGTTCCGTCATCGCTGTTTTGAATAAAACCGGTGGTGTTGTCTGATCCCGTGCAATGCCCAGCCAATGTTTGATCAAGGGATGGTCGGGGACATAAACACGGAGTTGGGAGGCCATAGACGAAAAATGTTAATAAACCAATGTGTTCTAGTCTATCAAGCCCGGCCCCTGGGATTTCCGCAGTCTAGGAGAATTAAAAGGCCAAGGACCAGAGCTTGGCCCCCAACAGATAAATGCCCAAGGTAATGCTAAACGTCCAACCGTAGGCAAAGCACATCAGCAGGCCGTCGGCCTCTAGCATGGCCACCGTGAGTAATAAAATACCAATGGCTGGAAATGGATTGGTTAGAGGAATCGGCAGGATCAGCAGAACCGTTAACCAGGCCAAAACCAGGCCATTCAATCGCCAAATGTAGGGATGGGTCGCCAAAACCATTAAACGGGGCCGCGTCACTCGTTCCAAAATCTTGGTTAAGCGCTTGATATGTTTGAGGAGATGCTGGGCAAGGGCCGTGGGAAAAGACGCCCGAGCCATCTGGGCCGGTAACCAGGGCCGATGGAAGCCTAACAGCATTTGCCCCGACAGTAAGAGAATGACGACTCCCGCCACTCCCGTTAGGCCGGGGGGAATGGGAAAAATAAAGGGCAAGGCCAAGAAAGCAATCAGCAGACAAAAGCCTCGTTCCGCCGTGACGTTGAGGATATCCTTTAAGGTCAGGGATTTTTGGGCCACGAGGGTCAACAGGGCCTCAATATCCTGGGAAAATTTGAAGTTCATTGTCCACGCTGGGGCACTTCCCAAATTTTTTGACTATCTTAACTTCTTGGATATCGTCCCTGAGCTTAACTTTTTTCCAAGTCTGGGTACATCCTCTAAATTTCATCCCAACCCGTAATGCCCGACGACATCACGTAGCTGGTGACAGTGGCCTCAAAGAAATTGGCCTTGGTGTGGGCCTCTTTTTTTGTATCAGAAAAACGCTCTAGGTGAGTATAGGGACTCTTGCTATACTTGGCTTCCTTGTAGAGCGGCTCTAGACCAATGGCCCGTAAACGACTATTCGCCAGATATTTAGTATATTGCTCCGTACTCGCTTCAGTAATCCCTAGGATATTGTCCCCTACGATATGATTCGTCCAGGCGCATTCGTACTCAACAGCGCCGGCAAACATTTCATAGATTTGCTCGAGGGAATGGGGAAAGACCTGCATGGCCTCCGGGATTAATTTTTGGTAGAGGCGCACATGGCTCAATTCATCCCGGTTAATCATTTTAAAAATATCGGCACTGCCTGGCATCAACATGCGCGAGGCCAAGTTATAGAAATAGATAAAGCCATTGTAGAAGTAAAGGCCTTCCAGTAAATAATCCGCCAGTAACGCAACAAAATAGTTTTCCTGGGTCGGCTGATCAACGTACTGTTGGTAGAGACCGGCGATAAATTCACAGCGTTCTTTTAAAACCTTATCCGTCCGCCAAAAACCGTAAACATCATTACGGCGCTCCATAGGAATGATGGTCTCAATCATGTACTGATAGCTCTGATTGTGCATCCCTTCCTGGGAAATTTGCTCCGCCATACAGAGACTGATTTCCGGGGCTGTAATACTACTTTTGAGGTGGGGAATATTACAGGTCTGGACAGAATCCAAAAAGGTCAGATACGACAAAATACCATCAAAAGCGTAGCGTTCTTCGTCGGTTAAATTCCAATAGTCGGTAACATCCTGGGTAATATCTAAGCGTTGGGGAATCCAAAAATTTTCCCGCATTTGCTGATACAAACCCACGGCCCAGTTGTAACGCACATCATTCAATTGCATCAGGTTGGTCGTATTGCCAAACCAAATGGTGCGGTGCGCGACGGAATCATCTCCCGTGGGATTAAAGATGGGCGTAATGGGCATCGCGGCGGAGGCAGTCGGCTCGGCTAACAGCATGGTGATTTCAGAGCTTGGATGGACAAGAGCTAGATTAACAAACGGCTTTTTACTCTAGCACAGCATCCCCTAGAAATGCTCAGAAACCCTTTCCCTTAGCGCTCCCTAGCTAATTCTAAGTCAAGGCCTGCGGGTGATACTTAGACAAAAAATCGCTAAAGTCTGACTACACAACTGACCCCACTGTCCCCTTGCGAAGGGAAGGTGCCGCAGGCGGAGGAGTATAAACGTTGTGAACAATCGCCTTAGCTGAGCTGAGTTATCAATTGCTCAACGCGAACCTTGATTTCGTCCCGTACCCGTTGAAAGGTTTCTAGAGGCTGACCATCGGGGTCGTCCAGTTGCCAATCTTCAAAGACTTCCCGCAACACCC contains:
- a CDS encoding fatty acid desaturase, with the translated sequence MQLKNPPLTSQKINSANKELPFTLQDLKTAIPAECFEPSTGRSLAYFFADLGIVAGLYALAAYLDSWYLYPIFWLAQGTMFWALFVVGHDCGHGSFSRSKWLNNLIGHLAHTPILVPYHGWRISHRTHHANTGNIDTDESWYPVTETKYEEMTWYEKLFRFYLPLLAYPLYLFKRSPNREGSHFFPNSPLFRPSEKADVLTSSLCWLAMVAFLGVLTVQFGWLFLLKFYLVPYVIFVIWLDLVTFLHHTEADIPWYRGEDWYFLKGALSTIDRDYGFINPIHHHIGTHVAHHIFSNMPHYHLKTATAAIKPILGDYYRCSDESIWKSFWRSYWTCHFVPNLGSPVFYQSRSQAKKA
- a CDS encoding exopolysaccharide biosynthesis protein, producing MNFKFSQDIEALLTLVAQKSLTLKDILNVTAERGFCLLIAFLALPFIFPIPPGLTGVAGVVILLLSGQMLLGFHRPWLPAQMARASFPTALAQHLLKHIKRLTKILERVTRPRLMVLATHPYIWRLNGLVLAWLTVLLILPIPLTNPFPAIGILLLTVAMLEADGLLMCFAYGWTFSITLGIYLLGAKLWSLAF
- a CDS encoding NAD-dependent epimerase/dehydratase family protein yields the protein MRILIMGGTRFIGVYLTKVLVDQGHEVVLFNRGKRPAPLPGLQEIQGDRQDIDQLKAKLAGESFDAIFDNNGRELADTQPLVELFQGRVQHFVYVSSAGVYLKSDQMPHREGDPIDPNSRHRGKFETEAYLSESGIPWTSVRPTYIYGPQNYNDLEAWFFDRLVHDRPIPIPGQGQHFTQFGHVQDLALAMAAILGNSQAIGQIYNISGDRYVTFDGLARACAQAVGKDPQQLKLVHYNPKQFDFGKRKAFPLRVQHFFADITKAQQELAWQPQFDLVTGLQDSFENDYCPSGRQDQQPDFSLDDEILARVAGA
- a CDS encoding chemotaxis protein CheW; translation: MDNYRYLRFYLQDRPYALALELVKEIFLLPELIPLPEPPTDIVGVLNLRGKTVPMMHLAKRLGLAQPVCSPKDSVIIFEWQKLLVGLIVHGVDGVLEVSPKQLEAEPDYGHDNPVSTAFLQGLIRTEDTLVPLLNPETLIRAPAAVAQLGQVETETGDASILGNFYEQYAPHLTVSERQNLHQRSINLAQLSQGENKQEKAAFAVIQLSEALIAFPLEKIREFIDIEQYFPVPCAPAYIVGNINLRGEILTIVDIHSLLHLSFASKAKPRKAVVLEVEETSIGIVMDQVQDVIEIEVEALQAQALTHKERHLMGTILQQEKLVSVLDPARMIISLSALN
- a CDS encoding response regulator, which produces MQLSSSEISQSSQNLVHHLSRLQKSKFSGLVKVSATALPNSHRELTCFLAFQDGCLTLVERTIPSPSEFVHLIAQWLKVGYADSLMEYASRRTNATSVWELLDTIIGTRAFSWEDIERVATERMIILLEQIMPYSCAVAVEEETFFDMGYGSDRHGIDCSSILQKIAQRQQVWRQYLSAIPSLDAIPRLRSGVLGTIHHHPTRQHLQQWVDGRRSFMDIAEALHQDPLTLAPLYYRWTNERLLDFLQGEMAVQSQALPVVLSVDDSPIVQAMIRRSLCEDYEVISASSAMDALGVLNRREVSLILLDVTMPEIDGLEFCRTIRKLHKFKDTPVIMLTAKDGLIDRAKGHMAGTNRYLTKPINKDQLLSTVKEFV
- the upp gene encoding uracil phosphoribosyltransferase, whose protein sequence is MASQLRVYVPDHPLIKHWLGIARDQTTPPVLFKTAMTELGRWLTYEATRYWFLTLETTVQTPLTEAPATFINPETPLAVVPILRAGLSLLDGAQTLLPLASVYHLGMVRDEVSLHPSCYFNRLPERFTTGTQVVILDPMLATGGTLMVALQELTQRGADPALMRVISVIAAPPALQQLSNAYPSLTIYAAMIDQGLNEKGYIVPGLGDAGDRAFGT
- a CDS encoding ribonucleotide-diphosphate reductase subunit beta, which gives rise to MLLAEPTASAAMPITPIFNPTGDDSVAHRTIWFGNTTNLMQLNDVRYNWAVGLYQQMRENFWIPQRLDITQDVTDYWNLTDEERYAFDGILSYLTFLDSVQTCNIPHLKSSITAPEISLCMAEQISQEGMHNQSYQYMIETIIPMERRNDVYGFWRTDKVLKERCEFIAGLYQQYVDQPTQENYFVALLADYLLEGLYFYNGFIYFYNLASRMLMPGSADIFKMINRDELSHVRLYQKLIPEAMQVFPHSLEQIYEMFAGAVEYECAWTNHIVGDNILGITEASTEQYTKYLANSRLRAIGLEPLYKEAKYSKSPYTHLERFSDTKKEAHTKANFFEATVTSYVMSSGITGWDEI
- a CDS encoding methyl-accepting chemotaxis protein; translated protein: MKIQTQGSIIIASILVLATLDAMLMILTGNIARDSTIVNQAGLVRGGTQRLVKLKLNNGKPEVINGLKQKTSQRINGLLNGDEALKLPPATDPVFRAALLDVQNEWKKIEGLLAQPAPNEAELFQLSETFFGTTDRMVGTAEAQAKNDEQLAKSLETLSLLLSFAVVVGAFLVLRNLTNTLKQTSSELAASSTEIAASISEQDKVISQQAASVNQTTTTMEELGASSRQSAEQANTAAASAQQALELSNSAKESIQTTVQGIGVLKKNVSSIAEKIIHLSEQTSQITTVSELVADIANQTNILALNAAVEAARAGEQGKGFSVVAQEVRKLADQSKQSAEKISFLIREIQASINSTVMVTDEGSKKAIESIRLANSTVRAFQRIADAIQNISMNTQQIALSSKQQAVGVQQAVSAMNAINLGAREAASSVTQVRAATQELSESAQSLKEMV